The following are encoded together in the Pseudanabaena sp. FACHB-2040 genome:
- a CDS encoding MetQ/NlpA family ABC transporter substrate-binding protein — protein sequence MKIPRKNPRSLHISPRFNRRFFLITAGSFTATALFAGCEPSQPQTTTEGAGADAPAGGSPLRVGASPVPHAEILRYVQENLAADAGLSLEIVEFTDYVQPNLALNDGQLNANFFQHVPYMEDFSQERGLNLVAVTAVHLEPLGLYSRRISALSEVADGAQLAVPNDATNLGRALILLQSNQLLQLTADAGVGATPADIESNPRNIRLVELEAAQLPRALDDVDLAVINGNYAIESGLNPSQDALALEAAQDNPYANVLAVVQGQEDNPQIQQLATLLTSPQVKQFINDQYQGAVIPAF from the coding sequence ATGAAAATACCCCGGAAAAACCCTCGCAGTCTTCACATTTCGCCCCGATTCAATCGGCGCTTTTTCCTTATTACGGCCGGCTCTTTTACAGCCACAGCTCTATTTGCGGGCTGCGAACCTTCCCAGCCGCAGACTACAACGGAAGGCGCTGGTGCCGATGCTCCGGCCGGAGGCTCTCCGTTGAGGGTGGGGGCCTCTCCAGTGCCCCATGCCGAGATTCTCAGGTACGTGCAGGAGAATCTGGCCGCTGACGCCGGACTGTCTCTTGAGATTGTTGAGTTTACAGACTACGTACAGCCCAACCTTGCCCTGAATGATGGCCAGCTAAATGCCAACTTCTTTCAGCACGTGCCCTATATGGAAGACTTTAGCCAGGAGCGCGGCCTCAACTTGGTAGCCGTTACGGCAGTCCACCTTGAACCGCTAGGGCTTTATTCCAGAAGAATCTCTGCTTTGAGTGAAGTTGCAGATGGCGCTCAGCTTGCTGTTCCTAATGACGCCACTAATTTAGGGAGAGCGCTGATACTGCTGCAGAGTAATCAGCTGCTGCAGCTCACTGCAGATGCAGGGGTTGGGGCAACCCCTGCCGATATTGAGAGCAACCCCAGAAACATTCGGCTGGTAGAGTTAGAAGCGGCTCAGCTGCCACGTGCTCTAGATGATGTTGACCTGGCAGTAATCAACGGCAACTACGCCATTGAAAGTGGATTGAATCCTTCGCAAGATGCGCTGGCCTTAGAAGCAGCCCAAGACAATCCCTACGCTAACGTGCTGGCAGTTGTGCAGGGACAGGAAGACAATCCTCAGATTCAGCAGCTAGCTACCCTGCTGACCTCCCCCCAAGTCAAGCAGTTTATCAATGACCAGTACCAGGGAGCTGTGATCCCAGCATTTTAG
- a CDS encoding ATP/GTP-binding protein: MEILRVVVTGTVGAGKTSFIRTISEIEVVDTDRRATDEIALLKRDTTVAFDFGRLTIGPEQAMHLYGTPGQSRFDFMWDILIRKAHAYVLLVNAHRPQDLRNGRRILSFMSQRAQIPMIIGLSHMDFPNAWAPDNIALALGLLDEKKRPPLVCLDATNQESVSHALIALIQEMLTTPVLQQH, encoded by the coding sequence ATGGAAATTTTACGGGTTGTGGTTACAGGCACAGTCGGGGCAGGTAAGACAAGCTTTATTCGCACTATCAGCGAAATTGAAGTAGTAGATACTGACCGACGAGCCACTGATGAAATTGCTTTGCTCAAACGAGACACTACAGTTGCTTTTGATTTTGGTCGTCTTACTATTGGGCCTGAGCAGGCAATGCATCTATACGGCACGCCTGGACAATCTCGATTTGATTTCATGTGGGACATACTCATCCGAAAAGCTCACGCTTACGTTCTTCTAGTCAATGCCCATCGGCCTCAAGATCTTCGTAACGGCCGTCGTATTCTCAGCTTCATGAGCCAACGAGCTCAAATTCCCATGATTATTGGTCTTTCTCACATGGATTTCCCTAATGCCTGGGCACCTGACAATATCGCACTGGCTTTAGGTTTATTAGATGAGAAAAAGCGACCTCCTCTAGTTTGCTTAGATGCTACCAATCAAGAATCTGTCTCTCATGCTTTAATTGCCCTCATTCAGGAAATGTTGACAACGCCTGTTCTGCAACAGCACTAA
- a CDS encoding DUF4388 domain-containing protein produces MMTLSSSLEGFSLAELFRMVDQGRKTGRLTLYISANSQESKKNPYYVWFRQGRVVAASERLDGQGLASKITEKGWLSHRVMERLEGLCRPETPLGLALKMQGALQSEQLNLLFMAQMQKIWTLFEFGIGQFDLDGKAPLPTTEMTGLSTPAIEVALVGLRTLKHWQALADALPDAESAIQSIMPGKPQARLNALEWQVWEFARGTVSLRDTAKQLNQPIAIIQQAAFRLMLIGLVEEVPLVTSTFPLLTANSELNVLGNATKLSHPVHEERIEEVEKPTVSTSLLQNLVGFLRSRV; encoded by the coding sequence ATGATGACTTTATCTAGTTCCCTCGAAGGCTTTTCCCTGGCTGAACTCTTCAGAATGGTTGATCAAGGACGTAAAACTGGTCGCCTCACCCTTTATATTTCAGCTAATTCTCAAGAATCCAAGAAAAACCCTTATTATGTTTGGTTCCGTCAAGGGCGGGTAGTTGCTGCTTCAGAACGGCTTGATGGACAAGGTTTAGCCTCCAAGATTACAGAAAAAGGCTGGTTAAGTCATCGTGTAATGGAGAGACTTGAAGGCCTTTGCAGGCCTGAAACCCCCTTAGGATTGGCTCTTAAAATGCAAGGGGCTCTTCAGTCTGAGCAATTAAACTTACTGTTTATGGCTCAAATGCAAAAAATTTGGACGCTTTTTGAATTTGGCATTGGTCAGTTTGATTTGGATGGCAAAGCGCCTCTGCCTACTACAGAAATGACTGGATTAAGCACGCCTGCAATAGAAGTTGCACTGGTGGGATTGAGAACTTTGAAGCACTGGCAAGCTTTGGCAGATGCTCTCCCAGATGCTGAATCAGCTATTCAAAGCATCATGCCAGGCAAACCTCAAGCTCGTCTGAATGCTCTTGAATGGCAGGTATGGGAATTTGCTAGGGGCACAGTTTCCCTACGAGATACTGCCAAGCAGCTTAACCAACCAATTGCCATAATTCAACAAGCTGCTTTCCGCCTGATGTTGATTGGATTAGTGGAAGAAGTTCCTTTGGTGACTTCCACATTTCCTTTACTTACTGCAAACAGTGAACTAAACGTTCTCGGTAACGCTACTAAGCTTTCTCACCCTGTTCATGAAGAAAGAATAGAAGAAGTAGAGAAACCAACGGTAAGTACTTCACTGCTTCAAAATTTAGTTGGCTTTCTACGGAGTAGGGTTTGA
- a CDS encoding response regulator, with translation MTAKRILLIDDEDDIREVAQASLEMMGGWEVLTASSSSEGLSKAESEQPDAILLDVMLPDMDGPTTFQKLQENPRTSQIPVILLTAKAQAADKRQFAALGVMAVLTKPFDPVELASQVAATLGWSL, from the coding sequence GTGACAGCCAAACGTATCTTACTCATTGATGATGAAGATGACATTCGAGAAGTCGCCCAAGCCAGCCTAGAAATGATGGGAGGTTGGGAGGTTTTGACCGCAAGTTCTAGCAGTGAGGGATTATCCAAAGCTGAGTCTGAACAACCTGATGCGATTTTGCTAGATGTGATGCTACCAGATATGGACGGGCCAACTACCTTTCAGAAACTTCAGGAAAATCCACGCACTAGCCAGATCCCCGTTATTCTGTTAACGGCTAAAGCTCAAGCTGCTGACAAACGCCAGTTTGCTGCTTTAGGTGTGATGGCCGTGCTAACTAAACCTTTTGATCCGGTAGAGTTAGCTAGCCAGGTAGCAGCGACGCTTGGTTGGAGTCTGTAA
- a CDS encoding PAS domain S-box protein, which produces MFSAPFPDNESSRLAALLQCNILNTAPEEAFDDITRLAAHICQTPIALVSLIDAERQWFKSRIGLEATETPRNLAFCAHAILQRDVLIIPDALADERFVNNALVTGSPHIRFYAGAPLITPEGFILGSLCVIDQVPRELSKEQIEALQTLSRQVTKQIQLRQNLADLERTVIRRKQRQTKSGLFLKRIGLGFGAASAVLAIIGTASYRSITELARTANSTIAEQAVVERLDHVHLRLKDIEMSQHRYVLSGNQKHLELHNSTVEIVQKEIKEIQQAVGANRSYQDRIDYINAILANEIAETQTLIVVRQEEGLEAAQILLSNQIQEPLSGSHEEMDLLTKENSALIQAQLRHVQTNVRSTLSHSIGGVLIVFTLFFLIFYWIYLEIIKRHQVEITLEQERDFISAVLDTIDALVIVLDCQGRIVRFNRNCQQTTGYSFDEVRHKPFWSVFLLPQEIEPVREVFANLKAGQFPNTHENYWTTKEGKSRLIVWSNTALLDSEGSVEYVIGTGIDVTDERQVKDALHKSEITNRALLEAIPDLMIRMRRDGTYLDFIPPKDFHAIIPYENMRGRNLFEVMPLETAQQRIYYAEQALQTGKTQIYEFQLQVDDEISTEEARIVVSGEDEVLVIIRDISDRKQAEEALARLAAIVESSDDAIIGTALDSKILSWNSGAERTYGYSAQEAIGQPVMSLLIPSLNTDSLLQTSQDLSQIYFNHSEVQHQRKDGTLIDVFFTMSPVKDVAGRIVGTSIIARDVSDRRAIERMKNEFVSIVSHELRTPLTSLRGSLGLLLTGKMGTLSEKGHRMLEIAVNNTDRLVRLINDILDLEALESGKIVFSRQPCNIADLMHQAVETMQTMADKAAITLSVSSLSTQCHVDPDRLIQVLTNLLSNAIKFSPPGTTVLLSAEITNPSKAKDNTQERYSSSREPAFPSSPAFGHPTLLVTIQDQGRGIPADKLESIFERFQQVDASDTRQKGGTGLGLAICRVIMEQHDGKIWVESTPGEGSTFYLSLPVLVNKEPEFPLVSGNDRLILLYQAVSVRSPALQALLEEHGYQVLTVTSSEEVIGQASAMRPLAVLIDLDASTTNSWSSLATLKDNLNTQDILLLGFSNLSSESQAKLQDTAAWFCQFVDQASLFQALEQAAKRRRQDGRVLIVEDDLDLASVLTAMFNHHGIQTAHAKTEPAAIELCQQLIPDLLVLDLALSKGDGFAVVDWLRQQEHLFQVPVVVYTARELDNTERARLQSRQTEFITKSRISPEALADHIIALLNQVSEH; this is translated from the coding sequence ATGTTCAGTGCCCCCTTCCCCGATAACGAATCATCCAGGCTGGCAGCCCTTCTTCAATGTAATATCTTAAATACTGCTCCTGAAGAAGCGTTCGATGATATTACTCGTCTAGCCGCTCATATCTGCCAAACGCCAATCGCTCTGGTTAGCTTGATCGATGCAGAGCGTCAGTGGTTTAAATCCAGAATTGGGTTAGAGGCTACAGAAACTCCTCGTAATCTAGCCTTCTGTGCTCATGCCATTCTGCAACGCGACGTTCTTATCATTCCTGATGCGCTCGCCGATGAACGATTCGTTAATAACGCTTTGGTAACGGGTTCTCCCCATATTCGGTTTTATGCCGGTGCTCCCCTCATTACCCCTGAAGGCTTCATTTTAGGTTCGCTTTGCGTAATTGATCAGGTACCACGCGAACTGAGCAAAGAGCAAATAGAGGCACTTCAAACTCTAAGCCGTCAGGTGACCAAACAGATCCAGTTAAGGCAAAACTTGGCGGATCTAGAGCGTACTGTTATTCGCCGTAAACAACGGCAAACAAAATCTGGTCTCTTTCTAAAAAGGATCGGACTCGGTTTTGGAGCCGCCTCTGCAGTATTAGCCATTATTGGCACAGCCTCTTACCGCAGTATTACTGAGCTAGCACGGACGGCAAATTCAACCATTGCAGAACAAGCAGTCGTTGAGAGACTGGATCATGTGCATCTTCGGTTGAAAGACATCGAGATGAGTCAACACCGCTATGTTCTTTCTGGAAACCAGAAACACCTAGAGTTGCATAATTCAACTGTCGAGATAGTTCAGAAGGAAATCAAAGAGATTCAGCAGGCTGTTGGAGCTAATCGCAGCTATCAAGACAGAATTGACTACATCAATGCAATCTTAGCCAATGAAATCGCTGAAACCCAGACGTTGATCGTGGTTCGGCAAGAGGAGGGTTTAGAAGCTGCTCAAATACTTCTGTCAAACCAGATTCAAGAGCCGCTCAGCGGAAGTCATGAAGAGATGGACCTTCTAACAAAGGAAAATTCAGCTCTTATACAAGCTCAACTGCGGCATGTGCAGACGAATGTTCGAAGCACACTTTCTCACTCGATAGGCGGCGTTCTTATTGTTTTTACGCTTTTCTTCCTGATCTTTTACTGGATTTATCTAGAAATTATTAAACGCCATCAAGTTGAGATAACTTTGGAGCAGGAGCGCGACTTTATCTCCGCTGTCCTTGACACCATTGATGCTCTAGTCATTGTTCTTGACTGCCAAGGAAGAATTGTTCGCTTTAATCGCAACTGTCAGCAAACAACAGGCTATTCATTTGATGAGGTTAGGCATAAACCTTTCTGGAGTGTATTTCTGCTCCCTCAAGAAATAGAGCCAGTAAGAGAGGTCTTCGCTAATTTAAAGGCAGGGCAATTTCCTAATACTCATGAAAACTATTGGACTACTAAAGAAGGCAAAAGCCGGCTCATTGTCTGGTCAAATACGGCTTTACTAGATAGTGAAGGTTCAGTAGAGTACGTCATCGGCACTGGAATTGATGTTACGGACGAAAGGCAAGTAAAAGATGCACTCCATAAGAGTGAAATAACTAACCGCGCCCTTCTAGAAGCTATTCCAGATTTAATGATTCGTATGCGGAGGGATGGCACTTATCTAGACTTTATTCCCCCCAAAGACTTTCACGCCATCATACCTTATGAGAATATGCGCGGCAGGAATTTGTTTGAGGTAATGCCACTGGAGACTGCTCAACAAAGAATCTATTATGCAGAGCAAGCACTTCAAACAGGTAAAACTCAAATCTATGAGTTTCAGCTTCAAGTTGACGACGAAATTAGCACTGAGGAGGCCCGGATTGTCGTCAGTGGTGAAGATGAGGTCTTGGTCATCATACGCGACATTAGCGATCGCAAACAGGCCGAGGAAGCGCTTGCTCGATTAGCGGCCATTGTGGAGTCTTCCGATGATGCCATCATTGGCACCGCCTTAGACAGCAAAATTTTGAGCTGGAATTCAGGAGCTGAGAGAACCTATGGATATTCTGCTCAAGAGGCAATTGGTCAACCAGTCATGTCTCTCCTAATCCCCTCCCTAAACACAGATTCGCTATTGCAGACGTCTCAGGATCTCTCGCAAATTTATTTTAACCATTCCGAGGTTCAACACCAGCGCAAGGACGGCACATTAATCGATGTGTTTTTCACGATGTCTCCTGTAAAAGACGTGGCTGGAAGAATTGTAGGAACTTCAATCATTGCCCGCGATGTTAGCGATCGCCGGGCAATTGAACGAATGAAGAATGAATTTGTCTCTATTGTCAGCCATGAGCTTCGGACTCCTTTAACTTCATTGCGCGGATCCCTTGGCCTGCTGCTCACGGGAAAGATGGGAACACTCTCTGAAAAGGGGCATCGAATGCTTGAAATCGCGGTTAATAACACCGATCGCTTAGTGCGACTTATTAATGATATTCTCGACTTAGAAGCTTTAGAATCTGGCAAAATCGTTTTTTCTAGGCAACCTTGTAACATTGCAGATTTAATGCATCAAGCTGTGGAGACAATGCAAACGATGGCTGATAAAGCGGCCATTACACTATCTGTCTCTAGCCTATCTACTCAATGCCATGTTGATCCCGATCGCCTAATCCAGGTTCTAACAAACTTGCTCAGCAACGCTATCAAGTTCTCGCCTCCTGGTACAACAGTATTGCTGAGTGCAGAAATTACCAACCCTTCAAAAGCAAAAGACAATACTCAAGAGCGATATAGCTCCAGTCGCGAGCCGGCATTCCCATCTTCTCCGGCTTTCGGTCACCCTACTCTTTTGGTTACGATTCAAGACCAAGGTCGAGGCATTCCAGCAGATAAGCTAGAGTCCATTTTTGAGCGATTTCAACAAGTTGATGCATCCGATACTCGGCAGAAAGGAGGAACAGGTCTGGGCTTAGCGATCTGCCGCGTCATTATGGAGCAACACGATGGCAAGATTTGGGTAGAAAGCACGCCAGGTGAGGGCAGCACCTTTTATTTAAGCCTACCTGTCCTGGTCAACAAAGAACCAGAGTTTCCCCTCGTTTCCGGTAACGATCGCCTGATATTGCTCTACCAAGCTGTTTCAGTTAGATCTCCCGCACTGCAAGCTTTGTTAGAAGAGCACGGATATCAAGTGCTAACGGTTACTTCAAGCGAGGAAGTAATCGGCCAGGCCTCAGCCATGCGACCTCTAGCGGTTCTGATTGACTTAGACGCCTCTACAACAAATAGCTGGAGCAGCCTAGCAACCTTAAAGGACAACTTAAATACCCAAGACATTCTTTTGTTAGGCTTCAGTAATCTATCTTCTGAAAGTCAAGCTAAGCTGCAAGACACTGCAGCTTGGTTTTGCCAATTCGTTGATCAAGCCTCCCTATTCCAAGCATTAGAGCAAGCTGCAAAACGACGGAGGCAAGATGGCCGAGTCTTGATTGTAGAAGATGATTTGGATTTAGCTAGTGTCCTCACTGCAATGTTCAACCACCACGGCATTCAGACTGCCCATGCTAAAACCGAGCCTGCAGCGATTGAGCTTTGTCAACAACTCATTCCTGATCTATTAGTACTCGATCTTGCCTTATCTAAAGGAGATGGCTTCGCGGTAGTCGATTGGCTTCGTCAACAGGAGCATTTGTTTCAAGTACCTGTAGTTGTTTACACTGCTAGGGAACTCGACAACACCGAGCGGGCTCGTCTACAGTCGCGACAAACTGAGTTTATTACCAAAAGTCGAATTTCTCCAGAAGCACTGGCGGATCACATCATTGCTCTACTAAACCAAGTATCAGAACATTAG
- a CDS encoding response regulator, producing the protein MRILLVEDDEHVAELLKTVLTEHRYVVDTAADGQAGWELVEEISYDLVLLDVMLPKLDGVSFCRQLRAKGNPVPILLLTARSTNTDKVMGLDAGADDYLIKPVEPTELTARIRALLRRGQVTSTLVLTWGNLKLDPSNCGVTYGDVPLRLTPKEYALLELFLRNSNRVYSRSAILDQLWSFDEFPEEDTIKSHIKGLRQKLKTVGAPDLIETVYGLGYRLNQTYLKDEIKPQASSTLLANVSQMQQTRETVAKIWQRAQGKILDRVELLDQAIAILQTNPLEKDTRQEARQEAHKLVGSLGTFGIAEGSQLARKIESLCQPEVQLKQPQLKSLQRLIKALRQLVEGATQQPLEQPDSSNAELEAKHQGEKKAGRQPSVLIVGASREWADLLQPDVAAGEIRISTAADVAAARVAIRCDRPDIVLLDLPLANVSESEQSLLNELASYTPPLPVLVCSEQDQFSDRISISRLRGRGFLQKPATATQVLDAIDHILQQTEASKGRVLIVDDDPSILEMLRVTLEPWGFEVITLDHPLQLWDCLETVPPDLLVLDIEMPEVSGIELCQTLRNDSRWGWLPILFLTSKTDPDTVHQVFAAGADDYISKPIVATELVTRILNRLERTRMLRRLSKTDPLTGITNRQQSTEDLNRLLLLAKRSQQPVCLAMLKPDDLKQINHQYGQVIGDQVLYQIGQLLRQKFRSEDVVARWSGVEFAIGLYGMTRSEGVEGLADVLETLRLKEFTASSGKRFQVTFSAGVTQYPEDGTGLNLLYQAAMAALADAKKAGGDRVLPFGWQPIQPQSLLNIDVVLVHPDSTFAKATLRALETRGYHCHWLQDGKTMIETLGGAAPSLSSHVILLGAFPGLNRLELVKRLKRNKVTRSSRVILLEVQSNEAEKALEIGAFDYTVAPFSFSVLMQQLRRASKL; encoded by the coding sequence ATGAGAATTTTACTGGTGGAGGACGATGAACACGTTGCTGAACTGCTCAAGACGGTTCTGACAGAACATCGCTATGTTGTAGATACAGCAGCAGACGGCCAGGCTGGTTGGGAGCTAGTTGAAGAGATTTCCTACGACCTGGTTTTGCTAGATGTCATGCTACCAAAGCTAGATGGCGTAAGCTTTTGCCGTCAGTTGCGGGCCAAAGGCAATCCGGTCCCCATACTGCTACTGACTGCTCGCAGCACCAATACTGATAAGGTAATGGGTTTGGATGCGGGTGCAGACGACTACCTAATCAAGCCCGTTGAACCGACAGAGTTAACCGCACGAATTCGAGCTTTGTTGCGCCGAGGACAGGTTACTTCTACCTTAGTGCTGACTTGGGGGAATCTAAAACTTGACCCAAGCAATTGTGGGGTGACCTATGGCGACGTTCCGCTGCGCTTGACTCCTAAAGAATATGCTTTGCTAGAGCTGTTTCTGCGCAACAGTAATCGAGTGTATAGCCGCAGCGCCATTTTAGATCAGCTGTGGTCTTTTGATGAGTTTCCAGAAGAGGACACTATTAAGTCTCACATTAAGGGGTTGCGGCAAAAGCTAAAGACCGTGGGCGCGCCTGATTTAATTGAAACAGTATACGGTCTAGGCTATCGCCTGAATCAGACTTACTTGAAAGATGAGATCAAACCTCAGGCATCTAGTACGTTGCTGGCAAATGTTAGCCAGATGCAGCAGACAAGAGAAACTGTCGCCAAAATTTGGCAGCGAGCTCAAGGAAAGATCCTAGATCGGGTAGAGCTTTTGGATCAGGCGATTGCCATCCTACAAACAAATCCTCTGGAAAAAGACACACGGCAGGAAGCCCGACAGGAAGCTCACAAGCTAGTAGGTTCTCTAGGCACATTTGGCATTGCTGAAGGATCTCAGCTAGCTCGAAAAATTGAATCCCTCTGCCAGCCTGAAGTTCAGCTCAAACAACCACAACTAAAGTCCTTGCAAAGACTGATAAAAGCTCTACGGCAGTTGGTGGAAGGAGCGACTCAGCAACCGCTGGAACAGCCTGACTCCTCTAATGCAGAGCTAGAAGCAAAGCATCAAGGAGAGAAAAAAGCCGGTCGCCAGCCCTCAGTATTAATAGTCGGTGCTAGCCGGGAGTGGGCTGATTTGTTGCAGCCAGACGTCGCAGCGGGTGAAATACGGATCTCTACTGCTGCTGACGTAGCTGCAGCCAGAGTCGCAATCCGATGCGATCGCCCTGATATTGTTCTGCTCGACTTGCCCTTAGCCAATGTCTCTGAGAGCGAACAATCTCTGCTTAACGAACTTGCTAGTTATACACCGCCTCTCCCTGTCTTGGTCTGCTCAGAACAGGACCAATTTAGCGATCGCATTAGCATTTCTCGGTTGAGGGGAAGAGGCTTTCTGCAAAAACCAGCCACCGCAACTCAGGTTCTAGACGCAATTGACCATATTCTCCAGCAGACTGAAGCTAGTAAGGGCAGGGTTTTGATCGTAGATGACGATCCCTCAATTTTGGAAATGCTGCGAGTCACTTTGGAACCTTGGGGCTTTGAGGTGATTACCCTGGATCATCCTTTGCAGTTATGGGACTGCTTAGAGACTGTACCTCCCGATTTATTGGTATTAGATATCGAGATGCCAGAGGTTAGCGGAATTGAGCTTTGTCAGACCCTTCGCAATGATTCTCGTTGGGGGTGGCTTCCGATTTTATTTCTCACCAGCAAGACAGACCCCGACACCGTTCATCAGGTCTTTGCTGCCGGAGCTGACGACTATATCAGCAAACCCATTGTGGCTACAGAGTTAGTCACGCGCATTCTCAATCGGTTAGAGCGAACCCGGATGCTTCGCCGCCTTAGCAAAACAGATCCCTTAACCGGCATTACCAATCGGCAGCAGTCAACTGAAGACCTCAATCGACTTTTGCTGCTAGCAAAGCGATCGCAACAACCCGTCTGCTTAGCAATGCTGAAGCCAGATGACCTAAAGCAGATCAATCACCAGTACGGACAGGTGATTGGCGATCAGGTGCTGTACCAGATCGGGCAGCTCCTGCGACAAAAGTTTCGGAGTGAGGATGTAGTCGCTCGCTGGAGCGGGGTAGAGTTTGCGATCGGGCTCTATGGTATGACCCGCAGCGAAGGAGTGGAAGGGTTAGCAGACGTTTTAGAAACCCTACGCTTGAAGGAGTTTACTGCCTCGAGCGGCAAGCGATTTCAGGTAACTTTCAGTGCTGGAGTTACTCAATACCCGGAGGATGGAACAGGGTTAAACTTGCTCTATCAGGCAGCAATGGCGGCATTAGCTGATGCTAAAAAGGCAGGAGGCGATCGGGTTTTACCCTTCGGCTGGCAACCAATTCAGCCCCAGTCCCTATTAAATATTGATGTTGTGTTGGTGCATCCTGATTCCACGTTTGCCAAGGCAACTCTACGGGCACTAGAAACACGCGGCTATCATTGCCATTGGCTGCAAGATGGCAAGACGATGATCGAGACATTAGGAGGAGCAGCCCCTTCCCTTTCTAGTCATGTCATCTTATTAGGGGCGTTTCCTGGCTTGAATAGGTTAGAACTCGTTAAACGTTTGAAACGAAATAAAGTGACGCGCAGCTCACGGGTAATCCTACTAGAGGTTCAATCCAATGAAGCAGAAAAAGCTCTAGAGATAGGAGCCTTTGACTATACTGTCGCTCCATTCAGCTTCTCCGTATTAATGCAACAGCTTCGCCGCGCCTCAAAACTTTAA
- a CDS encoding FecR family protein has protein sequence MGSVTFNQGQTSQAARVGTRLQAVGDTVRTGSGSSTVLAVDTGIGFVSVAENTAVRVEQLQTAPNGGKITRLRVTGGQARLQVRPFTNGDSRLEIETPAGVSGVRGTTFGVSVHPDGKTGVATLEGSVVTAAEGQSVAVNTGYQSLVIPGEPPLPPTPLTDNTQLDLRVLVAVNNQTVRVAGQVDPVNLLLIADTPQLVERNGQFDIRVPRPQNQRIKAVVITPLGAKQTYELAVP, from the coding sequence GTGGGCAGCGTCACTTTCAATCAGGGGCAAACCTCTCAAGCCGCCCGAGTGGGTACTCGCCTCCAAGCAGTTGGAGACACTGTCAGAACAGGTTCAGGCTCTAGTACAGTTCTTGCTGTAGATACCGGCATCGGTTTCGTCAGCGTTGCAGAAAATACAGCAGTGAGGGTAGAACAGCTGCAAACGGCTCCTAACGGCGGCAAAATCACTCGGCTACGAGTCACCGGAGGACAAGCCCGTCTACAGGTACGTCCATTCACCAACGGTGACTCTAGACTAGAAATTGAGACGCCAGCAGGCGTTAGCGGGGTACGAGGTACAACTTTTGGGGTAAGTGTCCATCCAGATGGCAAAACAGGCGTTGCTACCTTAGAAGGAAGCGTAGTTACCGCAGCAGAAGGACAATCAGTCGCAGTTAACACTGGGTATCAAAGCCTCGTTATTCCGGGTGAACCTCCTTTACCCCCTACCCCCTTGACTGACAATACTCAGCTAGACCTGAGGGTATTGGTAGCAGTGAACAACCAAACTGTGCGAGTTGCAGGACAGGTTGATCCAGTTAACTTACTGCTTATTGCTGATACCCCCCAGCTGGTAGAGCGTAACGGGCAATTTGACATTAGAGTGCCTCGTCCTCAGAATCAGCGGATCAAAGCCGTTGTCATTACTCCTCTAGGAGCTAAACAGACTTATGAATTGGCAGTTCCATAA